From a single Apium graveolens cultivar Ventura chromosome 2, ASM990537v1, whole genome shotgun sequence genomic region:
- the LOC141708560 gene encoding histone H2AX-like yields MSSTGAGKGIGGRGKSKGTKSVSRSQKAGLQFPVGRIARFLRAGRYAQRVGSGSPVYLSAVLEYLAAELLELAGNAARDNKKTRIIPRHIQLAVRNDDELSKLLGSVTIVNGGVLPNINAVLLPNKAGKGKDAITSVSQEF; encoded by the exons ATGAGTTCAACAGGAGCAGGCAAAGGCATTGGTGGAAGAGGCAAATCCAAGGGCACCAAATCAGTCTCCCGCTCCCAGAAAGCCGGCCTTCAGTTCCCGGTCGGTCGAATTGCCCGGTTTCTCAGAGCCGGTCGGTACGCTCAGCGTGTCGGATCCGGCTCTCCGGTTTATCTCTCTGCTGTTCTCGAATATCTCGCTGCTGAA TTGTTGGAGTTGGCGGGAAATGCGGCAAGGGATAACAAGAAGACGAGGATAATCCCGAGGCATATTCAATTGGCGGTGAGGAACGATGATGAGCTGAGCAAGTTATTGGGGAGTGTTACGATTGTGAATGGCGGTGTTTTGCCTAATATTAACGCTGTTTTGTTGCCCAACAAGGCTGGGAAAGGGAAAGATGCAATTACCTCTGTTTCTCAGGAGTTTTAG